Proteins from one Nilaparvata lugens isolate BPH chromosome 10, ASM1435652v1, whole genome shotgun sequence genomic window:
- the LOC120353401 gene encoding uncharacterized protein LOC120353401, with protein sequence MVSMIEFDIKNTTKGNKKIEYDGFSYRKDRLLVSGDLSWRCINKYCKATMETDKQITRILKVGSHHHSHPSSIIPRSDDFSTPNRDQNMHNISNIDNRSNYSHGSADSIELLNMEDGEEISELWRENDSLREQLTCSRVEWQAAVDRSIQMIC encoded by the exons ATGGTCAGTATGATCGAATTTGACATAAAGAACACTACAAAaggtaataaaaaaattgaatatgacGGGTTTTCATACAGGAAAGATCGTCTTCTAGTCTCAGGCGACCTGTCTTGGAGATGTATAAACAAATACTGTAAAGCTACCATGGAAACAGATAAGCAAATAACAAGAATTTTGAAG gtaggATCACATCATCACAGTCATCCATCGTCAATTATTCCCAGATCTGATGATTTTTCTACCCCCAATAGAGATCAAAATATGCATAACATATCCAATATTGATAATCGCTCAAATTACTCTCACGGTTCTGCAGATTCCATTGAGTTACTTAATATGGAAGATGGTGAGGAGATTTCTGAGCTTTGGCGTGAAAATGATTCTTTGAGAGAGCAACTGACATGCTCAAGAGTCGAGTGGCAGGCAGCAGTCGACCGCTCCATCCAAATGATTTGCTGA